In a genomic window of Streptomyces sp. SJL17-4:
- a CDS encoding ATP-binding protein has product MPTTTAELVHDRTLGDLLIQRDVVLDGLDAPQRAARTVLADVLDGKAEDQLFDAMLVASELIANAIQHSSGAVLIRVEAYEFGAALGVVDRGADITAVPVRPSNSSVDEATVAASGRGLFIVDSLASAWSVEETENGKIVIAVLALTAGPRR; this is encoded by the coding sequence ATGCCCACGACAACTGCTGAACTTGTGCATGACCGGACCCTCGGAGACCTGCTGATCCAGCGCGATGTGGTGCTCGACGGCCTCGATGCTCCGCAGCGCGCCGCCCGTACCGTCCTGGCCGACGTCCTGGACGGCAAGGCGGAGGATCAGCTCTTCGACGCCATGCTGGTGGCCAGCGAACTCATCGCCAACGCCATCCAGCACAGCAGCGGCGCGGTCCTCATAAGGGTTGAGGCCTACGAGTTCGGTGCGGCATTGGGCGTCGTCGACCGCGGGGCCGACATCACCGCCGTCCCCGTCCGGCCTTCGAACTCGTCTGTCGACGAGGCGACGGTGGCCGCGAGCGGGCGCGGCCTGTTCATCGTGGACAGCCTCGCCAGCGCCTGGTCAGTCGAGGAGACCGAGAACGGAAAGATCGTCATCGCCGTACTCGCCCTGACGGCAGGCCCCCGTCGTTGA
- a CDS encoding cellulose binding domain-containing protein → MNASPRPAPPVRRAGPLTLLLATVLALVGLLVVRPTSAAADSTDSFVTRCGIRFCLDGKEYYFAGANAYDMFTFGAGSGDTETQYMDKARIDTHFARMAADGVDVARVWMFSHESWHGFEEREGEFNEQQYAAFDYIIESAKAHGLRLIPVFENYWEAYGGIDTRLRWEGLSGGHPARAAFFDKNRCPGCFTSYKDSVSYALNRTNHYSGVKYKDEPTIFAWELMNEPRYEGQSAAENVDGTTLRAWVDEMGSFVKSIDPNHLLGAGIEGHGTKYGFGGDSGNPFVHIQKSPYIDFTSAHPYPTEHWADLGIEETKNLVRAWIRDSHEVVGKPFFMGEFNVHNVDRALWWREIYTAFEEAGGDGSAFWWYQDRNIDGKFGVSQGAPELAVFRAHSDRMAAKSGLPGSTPSPTPTDPTTPPTPGPTDPTTPPTTPAPADCTVAYTLSDWGISFNGSVTIRNTGGTPVQGWQLAFTFPGDQRITQTWNAVPAQNGRAVTASNPSGYNATIAPGASVNFGFSGTSAEGTNGVPAAFTLNGKTCATA, encoded by the coding sequence ATGAACGCATCCCCCCGCCCCGCCCCACCGGTGAGACGAGCGGGTCCCCTGACTCTGCTCCTCGCAACGGTCCTGGCCCTCGTCGGTCTCCTAGTCGTCCGCCCGACCTCCGCCGCCGCCGACAGCACCGACTCCTTCGTCACCCGCTGTGGCATCCGCTTCTGCCTCGACGGCAAGGAGTACTACTTCGCCGGCGCCAACGCCTATGACATGTTCACCTTCGGGGCCGGCTCGGGCGACACCGAGACGCAGTACATGGACAAGGCCCGCATCGACACCCACTTCGCCCGCATGGCGGCCGACGGCGTCGACGTCGCCCGCGTCTGGATGTTCAGCCACGAGAGCTGGCACGGCTTCGAGGAGCGCGAGGGCGAGTTCAACGAGCAGCAGTACGCCGCCTTCGACTACATCATCGAGTCGGCCAAAGCCCACGGCCTGCGCCTGATCCCCGTGTTTGAGAACTACTGGGAGGCATACGGAGGCATCGACACCCGCCTGCGCTGGGAAGGTCTCTCCGGCGGACACCCGGCCCGCGCCGCCTTCTTCGACAAGAACCGCTGCCCCGGCTGCTTCACCTCGTACAAGGACTCGGTCTCCTACGCGCTCAACCGCACCAACCACTACAGCGGCGTGAAGTACAAGGACGAACCGACGATCTTCGCCTGGGAGCTCATGAACGAGCCCCGCTACGAGGGCCAGAGCGCCGCAGAGAATGTCGACGGCACCACCCTGCGCGCCTGGGTCGACGAAATGGGCTCCTTCGTGAAGTCCATCGATCCGAACCACCTCCTCGGCGCCGGTATCGAAGGCCACGGAACGAAGTACGGCTTCGGCGGCGACTCCGGCAACCCCTTCGTCCACATCCAGAAGTCCCCGTACATCGACTTCACCTCCGCCCACCCCTATCCGACCGAGCACTGGGCGGACCTCGGCATCGAAGAGACCAAGAACCTCGTCCGCGCCTGGATACGCGACTCGCACGAGGTCGTCGGCAAGCCCTTCTTCATGGGCGAGTTCAACGTCCACAACGTCGACCGCGCACTGTGGTGGAGGGAGATCTACACCGCCTTCGAAGAGGCCGGCGGCGACGGCAGCGCCTTCTGGTGGTACCAGGACCGCAACATCGACGGGAAGTTCGGTGTCTCTCAAGGCGCCCCCGAGCTCGCCGTCTTCCGCGCCCACTCCGACCGCATGGCCGCGAAGAGCGGGCTCCCCGGCTCCACTCCGTCCCCGACCCCCACCGACCCGACCACGCCGCCCACCCCCGGACCGACGGACCCCACGACCCCGCCCACCACCCCGGCCCCGGCCGACTGCACCGTCGCCTACACGCTCTCTGACTGGGGCATCAGCTTCAACGGCAGCGTGACGATCCGCAACACCGGTGGCACCCCCGTCCAAGGCTGGCAGCTGGCCTTCACCTTCCCCGGTGACCAGCGGATCACCCAGACGTGGAACGCCGTACCCGCCCAGAACGGGCGGGCCGTCACCGCGAGCAACCCGTCCGGCTACAACGCCACCATCGCCCCGGGAGCCAGCGTGAACTTCGGCTTCAGCGGCACGTCGGCAGAGGGCACCAACGGGGTGCCGGCCGCGTTCACTCTGAACGGGAAGACCTGCGCCACCGCCTGA
- a CDS encoding LacI family DNA-binding transcriptional regulator codes for MKRPTMADIARRAGVSKVAVSYALNDQPGVSEATRALVKNIAQELGWRPNSAARALTGGRAQAVGLVVRRPARTLGVEPFFMEFISGIEAVLAEHTYALMLQIVTDQTQEIEVCRRWWGERRVDGVFLMDLQTDDARVDAIRGMDLPAVAIGPPEVAGGLPAIWSDDGESVHEIVRYLATLGHRRIARVAGPAGLAHTAVRDAALAKACQEAGIPEARVIHTDYTGDEGARAARALLIAPQRPTAIVFDNDIMAVAALSVAQELGLSIPADLSVVAWDESPLTQVVRPMLSAVTRDIPAYGARSATALLALIGGEDVGDMREGYAHFAPRGSTSTPAPEPVPR; via the coding sequence GTGAAACGGCCGACGATGGCGGACATCGCGCGTCGGGCGGGCGTGTCGAAGGTGGCGGTCTCGTACGCACTCAACGACCAGCCCGGAGTCTCCGAGGCCACGCGTGCCTTGGTCAAGAACATCGCCCAGGAACTGGGCTGGCGTCCCAACAGTGCCGCCCGGGCGCTGACCGGCGGGCGCGCGCAGGCGGTCGGGCTGGTCGTGCGGCGGCCAGCGCGGACGCTCGGGGTGGAGCCGTTCTTCATGGAGTTCATCAGTGGTATCGAGGCGGTGCTCGCCGAGCACACGTATGCGCTGATGCTCCAGATCGTGACGGACCAGACGCAGGAGATCGAGGTCTGCCGGCGCTGGTGGGGTGAGCGGCGGGTCGACGGGGTGTTCCTCATGGACCTGCAGACCGACGACGCGAGGGTCGACGCCATCCGCGGCATGGACCTGCCGGCGGTCGCGATCGGTCCGCCGGAGGTGGCCGGTGGTCTGCCGGCCATCTGGTCCGACGACGGTGAGAGCGTCCACGAGATCGTGCGGTACCTGGCGACGCTGGGGCACCGGCGGATCGCGCGGGTGGCGGGCCCGGCCGGACTTGCGCACACAGCGGTCCGCGACGCGGCGCTCGCAAAGGCTTGTCAGGAAGCCGGTATCCCCGAGGCGAGGGTGATCCACACCGACTACACCGGCGACGAGGGTGCACGGGCCGCGCGGGCGCTGTTGATCGCACCACAGCGGCCCACGGCGATCGTCTTCGACAACGACATCATGGCGGTGGCCGCGTTGTCGGTGGCGCAGGAGCTGGGTCTGTCGATCCCGGCCGATCTGTCGGTCGTGGCATGGGACGAGTCGCCACTGACGCAGGTGGTGCGCCCGATGCTGTCGGCGGTGACCCGTGACATCCCCGCGTACGGTGCTCGCTCCGCGACCGCGCTGCTCGCCCTGATCGGCGGAGAGGATGTCGGCGACATGCGCGAGGGGTACGCGCACTTCGCGCCCCGGGGCAGCACCTCCACCCCTGCCCCGGAGCCGGTCCCGCGCTGA
- a CDS encoding cellulase family glycosylhydrolase, protein MTKSPRRTWLTATGSALAGVAGLLLPVFGPTGAAQAADSGIHVSNGRIYEANGSEFVMRGVNHAHAWYPGETDAIADIAAKGANTVRVVLSSGDRWTETSASQVSSIIGDCKTNKVICVLEVHDTTGYGEDGAAATLDQAADYWVGVKSALQGQEDYVVVNIGNEPFGNSGYTAWTAATKNAIGKLRGAGIENALMVDAPNWGQDWSNTMRNNAASVFASDPRRNTIFSIHMYGVYDTAAEVQGYLNHFVNNGLPIVVGEFGDNHSDGNPDENAIMATARSLRVGYLGWSWSGNGSGVEYLDMVSGFNAGSLTAWGNRFFNGADGISTTSARATIFGGGGGGDNGGDTGGTAPNGYPYCVNGGSSDPDGDGWGWESNHSCVVRGSAADTGSGGDTGGTAPNGYPYCVNGGSSDPDGDGWGWESNHSCVVRGSTADH, encoded by the coding sequence ATGACCAAGTCACCGCGCAGGACGTGGCTCACGGCAACGGGCAGCGCCCTCGCCGGCGTCGCCGGACTGCTGCTGCCCGTCTTCGGCCCCACCGGAGCCGCCCAGGCCGCAGACAGCGGCATCCACGTCAGCAACGGCCGGATCTACGAGGCCAACGGCAGTGAGTTCGTGATGCGCGGGGTGAACCACGCGCACGCCTGGTATCCGGGCGAGACCGACGCCATCGCCGACATCGCCGCCAAGGGCGCCAACACCGTCCGCGTCGTCCTGTCCAGCGGCGACCGCTGGACGGAGACCAGCGCCTCCCAGGTGTCGTCAATCATCGGCGACTGCAAGACCAACAAGGTCATCTGCGTCCTGGAGGTGCACGACACCACTGGCTACGGTGAGGACGGTGCCGCCGCCACCCTCGACCAGGCCGCCGACTACTGGGTGGGTGTCAAGAGCGCTCTCCAGGGCCAGGAGGACTACGTCGTCGTCAACATCGGCAACGAACCCTTCGGCAACAGCGGCTACACCGCTTGGACCGCCGCCACCAAGAACGCCATCGGCAAACTCCGCGGTGCTGGCATCGAGAACGCGCTGATGGTGGATGCCCCGAACTGGGGACAGGACTGGTCGAACACGATGCGGAACAACGCCGCCTCGGTCTTCGCCTCCGACCCGCGCCGCAACACGATCTTCTCCATCCACATGTACGGCGTGTACGACACGGCCGCCGAGGTTCAGGGCTACCTGAACCACTTCGTGAACAACGGACTGCCGATCGTGGTCGGCGAGTTCGGTGACAACCACAGCGACGGCAACCCCGACGAGAACGCCATCATGGCCACCGCGCGCTCACTGCGCGTCGGCTACCTCGGCTGGTCCTGGAGCGGCAACGGCAGCGGCGTCGAGTACCTGGACATGGTCAGCGGCTTCAACGCCGGCTCCCTGACCGCTTGGGGCAACCGGTTCTTCAACGGCGCCGACGGCATCTCCACCACCTCGGCCCGCGCCACGATCTTCGGAGGCGGAGGCGGAGGCGACAACGGCGGTGACACCGGCGGCACCGCTCCGAACGGATACCCGTACTGCGTGAACGGCGGCTCCTCCGACCCCGACGGCGACGGCTGGGGCTGGGAGAGCAACCACTCCTGCGTCGTCCGGGGCAGCGCCGCCGACACCGGATCCGGCGGTGATACCGGTGGCACCGCTCCGAACGGATACCCGTACTGCGTGAACGGCGGCTCCTCCGACCCCGACGGCGACGGCTGGGGCTGGGAGAGCAACCACTCCTGCGTCGTCCGTGGCAGCACCGCCGACCACTGA
- a CDS encoding carbohydrate ABC transporter permease, protein MTPDLAAAPAPTRASKRRLPVGTLLTYLSLIVAAVVVLLPLTVILLTSLKTSKEVSDGGALSLPGNWLNFDNYVTAFTDGNMLMAFGNTAFILFFSIGGTVIIGSMTAYAVDRFDFRGKKLVMAGFLIATLVPSVTTQVATFQVIGSFGLIDTRWAPILLYMGTDIVSVYIFLQFIRGIPISLDEAARLDGANTFTIYRKIIFPLLKPAIATVVIIKGITTYNDFYIPFLYMHSEDLGTISTALFRFKGPFGAHWEAISAGAILVILPTLIIFLLLQRWIYNGFSQGATK, encoded by the coding sequence ATGACCCCCGATCTCGCCGCAGCCCCGGCGCCCACCCGCGCCTCCAAGCGCCGCCTCCCCGTCGGAACGCTGCTGACCTACTTGTCCCTGATCGTCGCCGCGGTGGTGGTCCTGCTGCCGCTGACCGTCATCCTCCTCACCTCGCTCAAGACGTCGAAGGAGGTCAGCGACGGCGGCGCCCTGTCCCTCCCCGGGAACTGGCTGAACTTCGACAACTATGTGACGGCGTTCACCGACGGCAACATGCTCATGGCCTTCGGCAACACCGCCTTCATCCTCTTCTTCTCCATCGGCGGCACCGTGATCATCGGTTCGATGACCGCCTATGCCGTCGACCGCTTCGACTTCCGGGGCAAGAAGCTCGTCATGGCGGGCTTCCTCATCGCCACACTGGTGCCCAGCGTCACCACACAGGTCGCCACCTTCCAGGTGATCGGCAGCTTCGGGCTCATCGACACCCGATGGGCACCGATCCTGCTCTACATGGGGACGGACATCGTCTCCGTCTACATCTTCCTGCAGTTCATCCGGGGCATCCCCATCTCCCTGGACGAGGCCGCCCGGCTCGACGGAGCCAACACCTTCACGATCTACCGGAAGATCATTTTTCCGCTGCTGAAGCCGGCGATCGCCACCGTCGTCATCATCAAGGGGATCACCACCTACAACGACTTCTACATCCCCTTCCTCTACATGCACTCCGAGGACCTGGGGACGATCTCCACCGCGCTCTTCCGCTTCAAGGGCCCCTTCGGAGCGCACTGGGAAGCCATCTCGGCCGGGGCGATCCTGGTCATCCTGCCGACGCTGATCATCTTCCTGCTGCTGCAGCGCTGGATCTACAACGGCTTCTCCCAGGGAGCCACCAAGTAA
- a CDS encoding LysR family transcriptional regulator, with product MELRVLRYFLAVVESGSVTKAAAEVHIAQPSLSRQLRGLETSLGVTLFDRTGKRMELTAAGRRFLPLARDLVTRADTALAAAGSLASGRAMRITVAAPATTITDVIAPFLATWGPEDPLVTVQAESPVRAYQALTRGADVAISSAPPRRRYAGLPVARLPVWAYVPPSHPWADRDRITIQELTGEPLIVLTLAHGTRRILDQAVQDAGSYLDIVLECDTPQVAQAMTASGHGIAVVSDDPRFGLHPLLIIDQHGEPLHIRLHAAWDAGHYALRTIESFATGLARFCVEQYGPEAAGS from the coding sequence GTGACCAAGGCGGCAGCCGAAGTCCATATCGCCCAGCCCTCGCTCTCCCGCCAGCTGCGCGGACTCGAGACGTCCCTGGGGGTGACACTGTTCGACCGCACGGGCAAGCGGATGGAGCTCACGGCGGCCGGCCGCCGTTTCCTGCCCCTCGCCCGGGATCTGGTGACCCGCGCCGACACCGCCCTCGCCGCCGCCGGCTCGCTGGCATCCGGGCGGGCGATGCGGATCACCGTGGCGGCCCCCGCCACCACCATCACCGATGTGATCGCCCCGTTCCTGGCCACCTGGGGTCCGGAGGACCCCCTGGTCACGGTGCAGGCGGAAAGCCCGGTACGCGCCTACCAGGCCCTCACCCGGGGCGCCGACGTAGCGATCTCCTCAGCCCCGCCGCGCCGCCGCTACGCGGGCCTGCCCGTAGCCCGGCTGCCCGTGTGGGCCTACGTGCCGCCCTCGCACCCCTGGGCAGACCGGGACCGGATCACCATCCAGGAGCTGACCGGTGAGCCGCTGATCGTCCTCACCCTCGCGCACGGCACCCGCCGCATCCTGGACCAGGCGGTACAGGACGCGGGCAGTTACCTCGACATCGTCCTGGAGTGCGACACCCCGCAGGTCGCCCAGGCGATGACGGCCTCGGGACACGGCATCGCCGTCGTCTCCGACGACCCCCGCTTCGGACTGCACCCCCTGCTGATCATCGACCAGCACGGGGAGCCCCTGCACATCCGGCTGCACGCGGCCTGGGACGCCGGCCACTACGCGCTGCGCACCATCGAGTCCTTCGCCACCGGCCTGGCCCGCTTCTGCGTCGAGCAGTACGGGCCGGAGGCAGCGGGGAGCTGA
- a CDS encoding carbon-nitrogen hydrolase family protein, whose protein sequence is MARPLPLILAQAPGRPADDLAGFTADVERRVKLRAPGALVVYPELHLGESAPGVPADPEQAAEPLDGKRDAVFAELAGDLGIWLVPGSVYERGTGDRVHNTTPVYSPQGERLAAYRKICPWRPYETTAPGNRFEVVDLAGVGRIGLSICYDTWFPEISRHLAWMGAELIVNVVRTPTSDRAQEVVLNRANAIANQVFVASVNSAAPSGIGRSLVIDPQGTVRAETVDAGDSTLTDVIDLDEVSNVRRYGTAGLNRIWDQFRPGDPALDLPLYGGRIDPATWNAAHPTEEPRR, encoded by the coding sequence ATGGCCCGCCCCCTGCCCTTGATCCTCGCCCAGGCGCCCGGTCGCCCGGCCGACGACCTCGCAGGCTTTACCGCCGACGTAGAGCGGCGCGTGAAACTGCGCGCACCTGGCGCCCTCGTCGTCTACCCCGAACTGCACCTCGGCGAGAGCGCCCCCGGCGTCCCGGCCGACCCGGAGCAGGCGGCCGAGCCGCTCGACGGCAAACGCGACGCGGTCTTCGCCGAGCTCGCGGGGGATCTGGGCATCTGGCTGGTACCCGGCAGCGTCTACGAGCGAGGCACCGGCGACCGCGTCCACAACACGACACCCGTTTATTCGCCACAGGGCGAGCGCCTCGCCGCGTACCGCAAGATCTGCCCGTGGCGCCCGTACGAGACGACCGCACCCGGCAACCGGTTCGAGGTCGTCGACCTCGCCGGGGTCGGCCGCATCGGACTGTCCATCTGCTACGACACCTGGTTCCCGGAGATCTCCCGCCACCTGGCCTGGATGGGCGCCGAGCTGATCGTCAACGTGGTCCGCACGCCGACGAGCGACCGCGCACAAGAAGTCGTCCTCAACCGCGCCAACGCCATCGCCAATCAGGTCTTCGTCGCCAGCGTCAATTCCGCTGCCCCCTCCGGGATCGGCCGCAGCCTCGTCATCGATCCCCAGGGCACGGTGCGCGCCGAAACCGTCGATGCCGGCGACTCCACCCTCACCGACGTCATCGACCTCGACGAGGTCAGCAACGTCCGCCGCTACGGCACCGCCGGCCTCAACCGGATCTGGGACCAATTCCGCCCCGGCGACCCAGCCCTCGACCTCCCGCTGTACGGGGGCCGCATCGACCCCGCCACCTGGAACGCCGCCCACCCCACCGAGGAGCCACGACGATGA
- a CDS encoding APC family permease has translation MNSETTGNSMRLKGDLSLFSVVLFGLAYISPGIVVTMFGVVAATSGGVAPTAFAVATLAMLLTGLSYAKMARAVPGAGSVYTYARKMLDSRIGFLSGWAMLLDYFFIPMVGWLITAIYFNAQFPDIPKWVWLIVSVGITTAINIFGMKLADRVNKVLMFIALGSLVLFATLCVVFLGEHGSSASATDALWNSGTSIGAVTAAAAIAAYSFLGFDAVSTLGEEARGGARTIGRGIIGCVIAAGAIFIVLSFVMQLVHPGATFIDVDAAAYHLKVQVGGETYAEMINFVTIAGSIASCIALQASAARLMYVMGRDGALPKAIFGKLSGKTGTPVLNLLLTAAAGVVAMKLDLTTATSFINFGAFLGFALVNVCVIAHLVRERRDGRTPNLFSYLVMPAIGVGVSLYLLTRLDGVALQIGGVWLAIGVVYLAVLTKGFRRPAPEMTFDDDPAATDRATV, from the coding sequence ATGAACAGCGAGACCACTGGGAACAGCATGAGACTGAAGGGCGACCTGAGCCTCTTCTCCGTCGTTCTGTTCGGCCTGGCCTACATCTCCCCTGGCATCGTCGTCACCATGTTCGGTGTGGTCGCCGCCACCAGCGGCGGCGTGGCCCCCACCGCGTTCGCCGTCGCCACCCTCGCGATGCTGCTCACCGGGCTGAGTTACGCGAAGATGGCGCGCGCCGTGCCCGGCGCGGGGTCGGTCTACACCTACGCCCGCAAGATGCTCGACAGTCGCATCGGTTTCCTGTCCGGCTGGGCGATGCTGCTCGACTACTTCTTCATCCCGATGGTCGGCTGGCTGATCACGGCGATCTACTTCAACGCCCAGTTCCCTGACATACCCAAGTGGGTCTGGCTGATCGTCTCGGTGGGCATCACCACCGCCATCAACATCTTCGGCATGAAGCTCGCGGACCGCGTCAACAAGGTCCTGATGTTCATCGCTCTGGGGTCGCTGGTCCTCTTCGCCACCCTGTGCGTCGTCTTCCTCGGCGAGCACGGCTCGTCCGCCTCCGCCACGGACGCTCTGTGGAACTCCGGCACTTCGATCGGCGCGGTCACTGCGGCCGCTGCCATCGCCGCGTACTCCTTCCTCGGCTTCGACGCCGTCTCCACACTGGGCGAGGAGGCCAGGGGCGGGGCGAGGACGATCGGCCGCGGCATCATCGGCTGCGTCATCGCCGCCGGAGCGATCTTCATCGTGCTGTCCTTCGTGATGCAACTGGTTCACCCCGGCGCGACGTTCATTGACGTCGACGCGGCCGCCTACCACCTGAAGGTCCAGGTCGGCGGCGAGACGTACGCCGAGATGATCAACTTCGTCACCATCGCCGGATCCATCGCCTCCTGTATTGCCCTGCAAGCCTCCGCCGCCCGGCTCATGTACGTCATGGGACGCGACGGCGCACTGCCCAAGGCGATCTTCGGCAAGCTGTCGGGGAAGACCGGCACGCCCGTCCTGAACCTGCTGCTGACTGCGGCCGCCGGTGTCGTCGCCATGAAACTCGACCTGACCACAGCCACCTCGTTCATCAACTTCGGCGCCTTCCTCGGCTTCGCCCTGGTGAACGTCTGCGTGATCGCCCACCTGGTCCGAGAGCGCAGAGACGGCCGCACCCCCAACCTCTTCTCGTACCTGGTGATGCCGGCCATCGGCGTCGGCGTCTCCCTCTACCTGCTCACGAGGCTCGATGGCGTTGCACTCCAGATCGGCGGCGTCTGGCTGGCGATCGGCGTCGTCTACCTGGCCGTCCTGACCAAGGGCTTCCGCCGACCCGCACCGGAGATGACCTTCGACGACGACCCCGCGGCCACGGACAGAGCCACCGTGTAG
- a CDS encoding ABC transporter ATP-binding protein, with product MNHSPLDHRYRGEHPIRTVHYLFRPDRTRLAGAAAVFFAKHAPVWLLPPVTANVIDVVVEHRPISELWWNCAVMLTVLLLNPPLHLLYVRWMHGAIRRLGRDLRSALVTRMQQLSIGFHSRTSSSVLHAKVVRDVEALETGLQQTADNGLTAVATLAGGLAVIAVVTPVFLPVFLVLVPVAVLLIGALRARLGEGNTSYRRSVERMSASVSDMTTLIPITRAHALERTALGRVGRELDRVQQEGTRLDLLNARFGSLSWVVFNGLGTGCLVGAALVAYYGWTSVTPGEVVMLSAYFSTLTGAVTSLLALAPVVGKAVESLKSVGEVLQAPDLEVNDGKRQVDSVAGAFRFEGAGLTHGDSDEPALSEVDLDVPVGTTLAIVGGSGAGKSTLLNLVLGFHRPTMGRVLLDGEDMAGLDLRSFRRFVSVVPQESVLFEGSIRENITYGMERVDDATLRRALHDANAAEFVDALPDGLDTVVGERGTRLSGGQRQRLAIARALIRDPRVLVLDEATSALDARSEAQVQEALACLVAGRTVFVVAHRLSTIRRADRIVVLERGRVVESGSHQELLARDSAYARLQATQLA from the coding sequence ATGAATCACAGCCCGCTCGACCACCGTTACCGAGGCGAACATCCGATCCGCACCGTCCACTACCTCTTCCGGCCCGATCGCACACGGCTTGCCGGGGCTGCCGCGGTCTTCTTCGCCAAACACGCGCCTGTCTGGCTGCTTCCGCCGGTGACGGCGAACGTCATCGACGTCGTCGTCGAGCACCGGCCGATCTCCGAGCTGTGGTGGAACTGCGCCGTGATGCTCACGGTCCTTCTCCTGAATCCACCGCTGCACCTGCTGTACGTCCGCTGGATGCACGGCGCGATCCGCCGACTCGGCCGTGACCTGAGGTCCGCCCTCGTGACCCGCATGCAACAGCTCTCCATCGGCTTCCACAGCCGCACCAGCTCGTCCGTTCTGCACGCCAAGGTAGTCCGGGACGTCGAGGCCCTGGAGACAGGGCTCCAGCAGACCGCGGACAACGGACTCACTGCCGTCGCCACACTGGCGGGCGGCCTCGCCGTCATCGCCGTCGTGACCCCGGTCTTCCTGCCGGTCTTCCTCGTCCTCGTTCCTGTCGCTGTGCTGCTCATCGGAGCTCTACGCGCCCGGCTCGGAGAAGGGAACACCTCCTACCGGCGCTCGGTGGAGCGCATGTCCGCCTCCGTCAGCGACATGACCACCCTCATCCCCATCACTCGCGCCCACGCCCTGGAGCGCACGGCTCTGGGCCGCGTAGGCCGCGAGCTCGACCGGGTGCAGCAGGAGGGGACCCGGCTGGATCTGCTTAACGCCCGCTTCGGATCGCTCTCCTGGGTGGTCTTCAACGGGCTCGGCACGGGCTGCCTCGTCGGCGCTGCGCTTGTCGCCTACTACGGATGGACGTCCGTCACTCCGGGCGAGGTCGTCATGCTCAGCGCCTACTTCTCCACCCTCACCGGCGCCGTCACGAGCCTGCTCGCGCTCGCCCCGGTCGTGGGCAAGGCGGTGGAGTCCCTCAAGTCCGTCGGCGAGGTCCTCCAGGCGCCTGATCTGGAAGTCAACGACGGCAAGCGGCAGGTGGATTCGGTCGCCGGGGCGTTCCGGTTCGAAGGCGCCGGCCTCACCCATGGCGACAGCGACGAGCCCGCCCTGAGCGAGGTCGACCTCGACGTCCCTGTCGGCACCACCCTCGCGATCGTCGGCGGCTCCGGCGCGGGGAAGTCCACACTGCTCAACCTGGTGCTCGGCTTTCACCGACCTACGATGGGACGGGTACTCCTCGACGGTGAGGACATGGCCGGGCTCGATCTGCGAAGCTTCCGCAGGTTCGTCTCCGTCGTCCCCCAGGAGTCCGTCCTCTTCGAGGGGAGCATCCGGGAGAACATCACGTACGGCATGGAGCGCGTCGACGACGCGACACTCCGGCGAGCCCTGCACGACGCCAATGCGGCCGAGTTCGTCGATGCGCTGCCGGACGGTCTCGACACCGTGGTCGGTGAGCGCGGCACCCGGCTCTCCGGCGGCCAGCGCCAGCGCCTCGCGATCGCCCGGGCCCTCATCCGCGATCCCCGGGTTCTGGTGCTGGACGAGGCCACCTCGGCGCTGGACGCCCGATCCGAGGCGCAGGTACAGGAGGCGCTCGCCTGTCTTGTCGCTGGCCGGACGGTCTTCGTCGTGGCCCACCGTCTGTCCACGATCCGGCGGGCGGACCGGATCGTCGTGCTGGAGCGGGGCCGGGTGGTGGAGTCCGGCAGCCACCAGGAACTGCTCGCCCGCGACTCGGCCTACGCCCGCCTCCAGGCCACCCAGCTGGCCTGA